One window from the genome of Mycolicibacterium gadium encodes:
- a CDS encoding NAD(P)-dependent alcohol dehydrogenase: MRTAVLIEPGRIEMEQRPVPTPRAGDVLIQVSSVGVCGSDTHYYRHGRVGGFVVEKPLVLGHEAAGTIVGVGDSVDPSRIGQRVSIEPQRPDPDSDETRRGHYNLCPHMQFFATPPVDGALCEYVTIGAEFAHPVPDSMSDDAAALCEPLSVGIAAIRKAELDGRSRVLIAGAGPIGIVLTQLARAYGATEIVVSDPDPTRRDRALTFGATTTVDPTAGSKDDLAVDAFIDASGAAAAVAAGIRAVRPAGRVVLVGSGAESMELPTQLIQNRELVLTGVFRYANTWPTAIALVESGRVDLDAMVTARFPLEKAAEALDSDRIPGSVKSVVTVS, translated from the coding sequence ATGCGGACCGCCGTACTCATCGAGCCGGGCCGCATCGAAATGGAGCAGCGCCCGGTGCCGACGCCGCGGGCCGGTGATGTGCTGATACAGGTCTCGTCGGTGGGTGTCTGCGGCTCGGACACGCACTACTACCGGCACGGCCGGGTGGGCGGCTTCGTCGTGGAGAAGCCACTGGTCCTCGGACACGAGGCGGCGGGCACCATCGTCGGCGTCGGCGATTCGGTCGACCCGTCGCGCATCGGTCAGCGGGTGTCGATCGAACCGCAGCGGCCCGACCCCGACAGCGACGAGACGCGGCGCGGTCACTACAACCTGTGTCCGCATATGCAGTTTTTCGCCACCCCGCCGGTCGACGGCGCACTCTGTGAGTACGTGACCATCGGCGCGGAATTCGCGCACCCGGTGCCGGACTCGATGTCCGACGATGCCGCCGCGCTGTGTGAGCCGTTGTCCGTTGGCATCGCCGCGATCCGCAAGGCTGAGCTCGACGGCCGATCGCGGGTGCTCATTGCAGGCGCCGGACCCATCGGCATCGTGCTGACCCAGCTCGCCAGGGCCTATGGCGCAACGGAAATCGTCGTCAGCGATCCCGACCCGACCCGCCGCGACCGGGCCTTGACGTTCGGCGCCACCACAACCGTGGACCCCACCGCCGGGAGCAAGGACGATCTGGCGGTCGACGCATTCATCGATGCATCCGGTGCCGCGGCTGCCGTCGCCGCCGGCATCCGCGCCGTACGTCCCGCGGGCCGGGTTGTCCTTGTCGGTTCGGGAGCCGAGTCCATGGAACTGCCGACGCAGTTGATCCAGAATCGTGAGCTGGTGCTGACCGGCGTGTTCCGGTACGCCAACACGTGGCCGACGGCGATCGCGCTGGTGGAATCCGGGCGGGTCGACCTCGATGCCATGGTGACCGCCCGCTTCCCCCTGGAGAAGGCCGCTGAGGCACTGGACTCAGACCGGATCCCGGGTAGCGTCAAGTCGGTGGTGACGGTGTCATGA
- a CDS encoding mannitol dehydrogenase family protein, with the protein MTVSRPSYDRDEISVGIVHFGVGGFHRAHQAMYIDRLLEMGLAKDWGICGVGVMAADRKMADVMAAQDGLYTLLLENPDGTRTARVIGSIIDYRYAPDDPESVIELLAAPSTRIISLTITEGGYNIEAAGPDSVFGLVAEALARRRDGGIASPTIVSCDNIEGNGDVARHAFTTYADRVHPGLGEWMAAHTTFPNSMVDRITPVTTPDVIATVKDEFGVDDQWPVVAEPFTSWVLEDDFSDGRPPLEKVDVLMVDDVTPYELMKLRLLNASHQSLCYFAYLAGYRLVHDAAGDPLFAEFLTSYMDTEATPTLKPVPGIDLPDYKRTLIERFANPGVKDTIARLCYGSSDRIPKWLLPVIRENLRTDAPIRLSAATVASWARYAEGVDEQGEPIDVQDQLADTLVPLAKSQRTNPTAFIENAEVFGDLANDSRFVEAYVWALESLHRDGARATLETLLRKDSR; encoded by the coding sequence ATGACAGTCAGCAGGCCTAGCTATGATCGCGACGAGATCAGCGTGGGCATAGTGCATTTCGGGGTCGGCGGCTTCCATCGCGCCCACCAGGCAATGTACATCGACCGGCTCCTCGAGATGGGCCTCGCCAAGGATTGGGGGATCTGCGGAGTCGGTGTGATGGCGGCCGACCGCAAGATGGCCGACGTGATGGCCGCACAGGACGGGCTGTACACGCTGCTGCTGGAGAACCCCGACGGCACCCGCACCGCGCGGGTGATCGGGTCGATCATCGACTATCGCTACGCGCCCGACGATCCCGAGTCGGTGATCGAACTGCTCGCCGCACCCAGCACCCGCATCATCTCGCTGACCATCACTGAGGGCGGTTACAACATCGAGGCCGCCGGACCGGACAGCGTGTTCGGTCTCGTCGCGGAGGCGCTGGCACGTCGGCGCGACGGCGGCATCGCCTCACCGACGATCGTGTCGTGCGACAACATCGAGGGCAACGGTGATGTCGCCCGACATGCGTTCACCACCTACGCCGACCGTGTCCACCCCGGCCTCGGCGAGTGGATGGCCGCGCACACCACGTTCCCTAACTCGATGGTGGACCGCATCACCCCGGTCACGACACCCGACGTGATCGCCACCGTCAAGGACGAATTCGGCGTCGACGACCAATGGCCGGTGGTCGCGGAACCGTTCACCTCATGGGTGCTCGAAGACGACTTCTCCGATGGTCGTCCGCCGTTGGAGAAGGTCGACGTGCTGATGGTCGACGACGTCACGCCGTACGAGTTGATGAAGCTGAGGTTGCTCAACGCCAGCCATCAAAGTCTTTGCTACTTCGCGTATCTGGCGGGATACCGGCTGGTGCACGATGCCGCGGGTGATCCGCTGTTCGCCGAGTTCCTGACGTCGTACATGGACACCGAAGCCACCCCGACGCTGAAGCCGGTGCCTGGTATCGACCTACCGGACTACAAGCGGACATTGATCGAGCGGTTCGCCAATCCTGGTGTCAAGGACACGATCGCGCGGCTGTGCTATGGCTCGTCGGACCGCATCCCCAAATGGCTGCTTCCGGTGATCAGGGAGAACCTGAGGACTGATGCGCCGATTCGGCTGTCCGCCGCCACCGTCGCCAGCTGGGCGCGGTACGCCGAAGGTGTCGACGAGCAGGGTGAGCCGATCGACGTTCAGGATCAACTGGCCGATACCCTTGTCCCGCTGGCGAAGTCGCAACGAACGAACCCGACCGCGTTCATCGAGAATGCCGAGGTGTTCGGCGACCTGGCCAACGATTCACGTTTCGTCGAGGCCTATGTATGGGCACTCGAATCGCTGCACCGTGACGGAGCACGGGCAACGCTCGAGACGTTGCTCCGCAAGGATTCGCGATGA
- a CDS encoding carbohydrate kinase family protein gives MRALVIGEALIDIVERDGQVTGEHVGGSPLNVAVGLARLDRGVDFLTHIGDDARGRRIAEYVESSGVQLVSGSMSADRTPTAVATLDEDGSAQYTFDIDWKLAGTPEVTPPLVAHTGSIASWHEPGCRATAALLDTYHPSATITFDPNVRPALIEDGDATRARIDRLLEKCDVVKASDEDLRWIDPNRSAKQIARTWLSLGPSIVAVTMGDRGAFAMCEAGTVRIAALPVDVVDTVGAGDAFMTGLIDALWELNLLGAERRHDLRAIGLDALNSVVATAALSSALTVGRAGADLPDRATREAAAASSGPRSPRPG, from the coding sequence ATGAGAGCGCTGGTCATCGGCGAAGCGCTGATCGACATCGTCGAGCGTGACGGTCAGGTGACGGGTGAGCATGTCGGCGGCAGCCCGCTCAACGTGGCGGTGGGGTTGGCCCGGCTGGACCGGGGAGTCGACTTCCTCACCCACATCGGCGACGATGCGCGCGGAAGACGCATCGCTGAGTACGTCGAAAGCTCTGGAGTACAACTGGTTTCAGGCAGTATGTCCGCCGACCGCACCCCGACCGCCGTAGCCACGCTCGACGAAGACGGTTCGGCGCAGTACACGTTTGACATCGACTGGAAGCTCGCGGGCACTCCGGAGGTCACACCGCCGCTCGTCGCGCACACGGGATCGATCGCGAGCTGGCACGAGCCCGGCTGCCGGGCCACCGCCGCACTACTGGATACGTACCACCCGTCGGCGACTATCACCTTCGATCCGAACGTGCGGCCGGCGCTGATCGAAGACGGTGACGCCACGAGGGCCCGCATCGACCGGCTCCTGGAGAAGTGCGACGTGGTCAAGGCCAGCGATGAGGACCTGCGCTGGATCGACCCGAATCGCTCGGCCAAACAGATCGCCCGGACGTGGCTGAGTCTGGGCCCGTCGATCGTCGCGGTGACGATGGGCGATCGCGGCGCCTTCGCGATGTGCGAAGCGGGTACGGTGCGGATCGCGGCCCTCCCGGTCGACGTGGTCGACACAGTGGGCGCCGGCGATGCGTTCATGACCGGGCTGATCGATGCGCTGTGGGAGTTGAATCTGCTGGGCGCCGAAAGACGCCACGACCTGCGCGCCATCGGGCTCGATGCGCTCAACTCGGTCGTTGCGACGGCGGCGCTCTCGTCGGCGCTGACCGTCGGCCGTGCCGGTGCCGACCTCCCCGATCGCGCAACACGTGAGGCTGCAGCGGCAAGCTCCGGCCCGCGGTCGCCCCGACCCGGCTAA
- the ku gene encoding non-homologous end joining protein Ku, giving the protein MRSIWKGSIAFGLVNVPVKVYSATEDHDVKFHQVHEKDNGRIRYKRVCEVCGEVVEFRDIAKAYESDDGQTVIITDDDIATLPEERSREIEVLEFVPASDIDPMMYDKSYFLEPEGKSSKSYVLLAKTLMDTDRVAIVHFALRNKTRLAALRVQDFSKRDVMVIQTLLWPDEIRDPDFPSLDAKVDIKPAELKMASQVVESMTDDFKPDRYHDDYQEQLHELIQAKLEGGEAFTTEEQPKELDETEDVSDLLAKLEASVKARREGGSDTPAKKAPAKKAASKKAPAKKAAKKAPAKKAAKKAAAKK; this is encoded by the coding sequence ATGCGCTCCATATGGAAGGGTTCAATCGCCTTCGGACTGGTGAACGTCCCGGTCAAGGTCTACAGCGCGACCGAAGACCACGACGTCAAGTTCCACCAGGTGCACGAGAAGGACAACGGACGCATCCGGTACAAGCGCGTCTGCGAGGTGTGCGGTGAGGTCGTCGAGTTCCGCGACATCGCGAAGGCGTACGAATCCGACGACGGTCAGACGGTGATCATCACCGACGACGACATCGCGACCTTGCCCGAGGAACGCAGCCGTGAGATCGAGGTGCTGGAGTTCGTTCCCGCCAGCGACATCGATCCCATGATGTACGACAAGAGCTACTTCCTCGAACCAGAGGGCAAGTCGTCGAAGTCGTACGTCCTGCTGGCCAAGACGCTGATGGATACCGACCGGGTCGCGATCGTGCACTTCGCGCTGCGAAACAAGACGCGGCTGGCGGCACTGCGGGTGCAGGACTTCTCAAAACGCGATGTCATGGTGATCCAGACGCTGTTGTGGCCCGACGAGATCCGCGATCCTGACTTTCCGTCGCTCGACGCGAAGGTCGACATCAAGCCCGCCGAGCTCAAGATGGCAAGCCAAGTCGTCGAGTCGATGACCGACGACTTCAAGCCCGACCGCTATCACGATGACTACCAGGAACAGCTGCACGAGCTGATTCAGGCGAAACTCGAAGGCGGCGAGGCGTTTACGACCGAGGAGCAGCCGAAGGAACTCGACGAGACCGAGGACGTTTCGGATCTGCTGGCGAAGCTCGAGGCCAGCGTCAAGGCCCGCCGCGAAGGCGGTTCGGACACCCCTGCCAAGAAGGCACCCGCGAAGAAGGCCGCTTCGAAGAAGGCCCCGGCCAAGAAAGCCGCGAAGAAAGCACCCGCCAAGAAGGCGGCCAAGAAGGCCGCCGCCAAGAAGTAG
- a CDS encoding TetR/AcrR family transcriptional regulator has product MSTASESKPRRKYDNSRRRADAEARQRSIIEAATELFVEQGFGPTTIDQIAAAADVSAQTIYATYGSKAAVLFRAIEIAVAGDYDEAPLMDLAPDLAELSEHRSQFTAAAHFVREMHDRVAALMRVMEGAASADPSLEERRTDLLRQIRSGCAVWISQIGSEALRPGLSEDQATDVAFTVQAPHLYSLYTADLGWTPDEYEEWLAHALPRLLLRPELLTE; this is encoded by the coding sequence GTGTCAACAGCTTCCGAATCGAAGCCACGTCGCAAGTACGACAACAGTCGCCGGCGTGCCGACGCCGAAGCCCGCCAACGCAGCATCATCGAGGCGGCCACCGAGTTGTTCGTCGAGCAGGGTTTCGGTCCGACGACGATCGATCAGATCGCCGCCGCGGCCGATGTGTCGGCGCAGACCATCTATGCGACCTACGGTTCCAAAGCCGCCGTCCTCTTCCGCGCCATCGAGATCGCCGTCGCCGGCGATTACGACGAGGCCCCGCTCATGGATTTGGCGCCTGATCTCGCAGAGCTGAGCGAGCACCGTTCTCAATTCACCGCCGCCGCGCATTTCGTGCGTGAAATGCATGACCGTGTCGCGGCGCTCATGCGGGTGATGGAAGGGGCCGCCTCGGCTGATCCCAGTCTCGAGGAAAGGCGCACAGACCTACTTCGCCAGATTCGATCCGGTTGTGCGGTGTGGATCTCGCAGATCGGATCGGAGGCGCTGCGGCCCGGCCTGTCCGAGGATCAAGCGACCGATGTGGCGTTCACCGTGCAGGCCCCGCACCTGTATTCGCTGTACACAGCCGATCTGGGCTGGACGCCGGACGAATACGAGGAGTGGCTCGCGCACGCGCTACCCCGCCTCTTGCTGCGTCCAGAATTACTGACCGAATGA
- a CDS encoding methyltransferase — translation MTAIPAGLARVVERARHRVNRLHLRLAPAPVAMVELILAAWMSQALQAAAQLGVADALAAGPLSIGDLARRVDADPDALRRLLRALIGRGIFRQDRHGRYALNPLADTLRSDSPQSMAAAAKYYGSPQHREHWSMLVDSIRTGQASVPRLRGKDFFEYLEDEPELAALFNETMTNISGLSEESVIAAYPFSRGSTIVDVGGGQGRLLASVLAATPGARGVLYDLPQVVANAPALLEKAGVADRVRIDGGSFFEKVPADGDVYLMKHIIHDWPDDQAVEILRTARASVGPAARIVLVELVIPEHDRDFIGKWADLEMLLGGSARERSADEYRDLLRRSGFELTRVIPTASPYSLVEARVVSR, via the coding sequence ATGACTGCCATTCCCGCTGGACTCGCGAGAGTCGTCGAGCGTGCACGGCATCGCGTCAATCGACTGCATCTCCGGCTCGCACCTGCCCCGGTGGCGATGGTCGAACTGATCCTGGCGGCGTGGATGTCGCAGGCGCTCCAGGCCGCCGCGCAGCTGGGCGTCGCCGACGCTCTCGCGGCGGGTCCCCTGTCCATTGGGGACTTGGCGCGTCGCGTGGACGCCGACCCCGACGCGCTCCGCCGGCTGTTACGAGCTCTCATCGGACGCGGCATATTCCGTCAGGACCGCCATGGCCGCTACGCGCTCAATCCCCTTGCCGACACCTTGCGGTCCGACTCGCCGCAGTCCATGGCCGCGGCCGCGAAATACTACGGTTCGCCGCAGCACCGCGAGCACTGGAGCATGCTCGTCGACTCGATTCGGACGGGCCAAGCGAGTGTTCCGCGGCTGCGCGGCAAGGACTTTTTTGAGTACCTCGAGGACGAGCCCGAACTCGCTGCGCTGTTCAACGAAACCATGACCAACATTTCGGGGTTGTCCGAGGAATCCGTCATTGCCGCATACCCCTTCAGCCGCGGCTCGACGATCGTCGATGTGGGGGGTGGACAAGGTCGGCTGCTAGCTTCCGTCCTGGCTGCTACGCCCGGCGCCCGCGGTGTGCTCTACGACCTGCCGCAGGTAGTGGCGAACGCGCCTGCGCTGCTGGAGAAAGCGGGAGTGGCCGACCGTGTCCGAATCGACGGCGGGTCGTTCTTCGAGAAGGTCCCAGCCGACGGCGACGTCTACCTCATGAAGCACATCATTCATGATTGGCCTGACGATCAGGCTGTCGAGATCCTTCGCACCGCTCGTGCGTCTGTCGGCCCCGCGGCCCGAATCGTGTTGGTGGAACTCGTGATTCCCGAACACGACCGCGACTTCATCGGCAAGTGGGCCGATCTGGAGATGTTGCTCGGCGGAAGCGCCCGCGAGCGCAGTGCCGACGAGTATCGCGACCTACTGCGCCGAAGCGGATTCGAGCTGACGCGCGTCATTCCGACGGCGTCTCCGTACAGCCTTGTCGAGGCGAGAGTCGTGTCCCGGTGA
- a CDS encoding SDR family oxidoreductase: MILDRFRLDDHVAVVTGAGRGLGAAMAVAFAEAGADVVIAARTQSQLEEVAEQIKGVGRRAHVVVADLAHPEDTAKLADEAIEAFGKLDIVVNNVGGTMPNTLLTTSTKDLRDAFTFNVATAHALTTAAVPLMLEHSGGGSIINITSTMGREAGRGFAAYGTAKAALAHYTRLTALDLCPKIRVNAIAPGSILTSALDVVASNDELRAPMEKATPMRRLGQPEDIAAAAVYLASPAGSYLTGKTLEVDGGLTFPNLDLPIPDL; this comes from the coding sequence GTGATATTGGACAGATTTCGGCTGGACGACCACGTCGCGGTGGTGACCGGCGCGGGCCGCGGCCTCGGCGCGGCGATGGCTGTGGCATTCGCAGAAGCCGGTGCTGACGTGGTGATTGCCGCCCGCACGCAATCGCAACTCGAAGAGGTCGCCGAGCAGATCAAGGGTGTCGGTCGCAGAGCCCACGTCGTCGTCGCCGATCTCGCCCACCCCGAGGACACCGCCAAGCTCGCGGACGAGGCCATCGAGGCCTTCGGAAAACTAGACATCGTCGTGAACAACGTCGGCGGCACCATGCCCAACACGCTGCTGACCACCTCTACGAAGGACCTGCGCGACGCGTTCACATTCAACGTGGCGACTGCGCACGCGCTCACCACGGCCGCCGTTCCGCTGATGCTCGAGCATTCCGGTGGCGGCAGCATCATCAACATCACGTCGACGATGGGCCGGGAAGCCGGTCGCGGATTCGCCGCATACGGCACCGCCAAGGCCGCGCTCGCGCACTACACCCGGCTCACCGCTTTGGACTTGTGCCCCAAGATTCGCGTCAACGCGATCGCCCCCGGGTCAATCCTCACCTCGGCGCTCGACGTGGTCGCCTCGAACGACGAACTGCGCGCACCGATGGAAAAAGCCACGCCCATGCGCAGATTGGGCCAACCCGAGGACATCGCCGCAGCGGCCGTGTACCTCGCCTCCCCCGCAGGCTCCTACCTGACCGGCAAGACGCTCGAGGTCGACGGCGGCCTCACTTTCCCGAATCTCGACCTGCCCATCCCGGATCTGTGA
- a CDS encoding NAD(P)H-dependent amine dehydrogenase family protein: protein MSIKVAAIGTGNVGRHALTQLINDPQFELTGVWVSSDSKAGKDAGELAGLDVSTGIAATTDLDAILATKPDCAVYTAMADNRLPDALEDYRRILTAGVNVVASSAVFLQYPWGVIPDELLKPIEDAAKEGNASIFVNGIDPGFANDLLPLALAGTCQRIEQIRCMEIINYDTYDSATVMFDVMGFGRSLDDLPMLLQPGVLSLAWGSVVRQLAAGIGVELDEVTETYVREPAPEDFDIASGHVEKGTAAALRFEVQGKKDGKVAVVLEHVTRLRDDLRPDWPQPAQEGGSYRIEITGEPSYALDLCLSSPNGDHNHAGLVATTARVVNAIPAVVAAPAGIRTTLDLPLITGKGLYSVQ, encoded by the coding sequence ATGAGTATCAAGGTCGCCGCGATCGGCACCGGCAACGTCGGCCGGCACGCTCTGACCCAGCTCATCAACGATCCGCAGTTCGAGCTGACCGGGGTGTGGGTGTCGTCGGATTCCAAGGCCGGTAAGGATGCCGGAGAGCTTGCCGGACTTGATGTTTCGACGGGAATTGCCGCCACTACCGATCTCGACGCCATCCTGGCGACCAAACCGGACTGTGCGGTGTACACCGCGATGGCCGACAACCGTCTGCCCGATGCGTTGGAGGACTACCGGCGCATCTTGACCGCGGGCGTCAACGTGGTCGCCAGCAGCGCGGTGTTCCTTCAATACCCATGGGGCGTGATTCCCGACGAACTCCTCAAACCGATCGAGGATGCGGCGAAGGAGGGCAATGCCAGCATATTTGTCAACGGCATCGACCCCGGGTTCGCCAACGACCTGCTTCCGCTTGCGCTGGCCGGAACGTGCCAGCGCATCGAGCAGATCCGGTGCATGGAGATCATCAACTACGACACTTACGACAGCGCCACCGTGATGTTCGACGTGATGGGGTTCGGCCGGTCGCTCGACGACCTTCCGATGCTCCTGCAGCCAGGGGTGCTGAGCCTCGCGTGGGGTTCGGTGGTTCGGCAGCTGGCCGCGGGAATCGGCGTCGAACTGGACGAGGTGACCGAGACCTATGTTCGCGAGCCCGCCCCCGAGGATTTCGACATCGCGTCCGGCCATGTCGAGAAGGGCACCGCGGCGGCGCTGCGCTTCGAGGTCCAGGGGAAGAAGGACGGCAAGGTGGCCGTCGTGCTCGAACACGTCACTCGGTTGCGCGACGACTTGCGGCCTGACTGGCCGCAGCCGGCGCAGGAGGGCGGCTCCTACCGCATCGAGATCACCGGTGAGCCTTCCTACGCTCTGGACCTCTGCCTCAGCAGTCCCAACGGCGATCACAATCACGCCGGACTGGTCGCCACGACCGCCCGCGTCGTCAACGCGATCCCCGCCGTGGTCGCCGCGCCGGCCGGCATCAGGACCACCCTCGACCTACCCCTGATCACCGGAAAAGGGTTGTACTCTGTGCAATAA
- a CDS encoding Nramp family divalent metal transporter yields MAQDADVRLRPSWLLLGPAFVAAIAYVDPGNVAANVSAGAQFGFLLVWVIVVANIMACLVQYLSAKLGLVSGQSLPEAVGGRMRRPTRLGYWMQAELVAMATDLAEVVGGAIALYLLFDLPLLTGGVITGAVSLLLLVIKDRRGQQMFERVITGLLLVIAIGFCTSLFVAAPPASEAAAGLVPMFAGTESVLLAAAMLGATVMPHAVYLHSGLTRDRHGHPDPGPMRRMLLRATRWDVGIAMVVAGAVNLSMLLVAATNLQGRDNTDSIEGAHAAVNDTLGPTVALLFAIGLLASGLASSSVGAYAGQMIMQGLLHVSIPMVARRLITLVPALVILAVGVDPSRALVLSQVVLSFGIPFALIPLVRLTSDRAVMGDDTNHRVTTALGWLVAALITVLNVVLIYLTIKG; encoded by the coding sequence GTGGCACAGGACGCTGACGTGCGGCTGCGGCCGAGCTGGCTGCTGCTCGGGCCGGCGTTCGTCGCCGCCATCGCCTACGTCGACCCGGGCAACGTCGCCGCCAACGTCAGCGCGGGCGCGCAGTTCGGCTTCCTGCTCGTGTGGGTCATCGTGGTGGCCAACATCATGGCGTGCCTGGTGCAGTACCTGTCGGCGAAGCTCGGTCTCGTGAGCGGTCAGTCGTTGCCCGAAGCCGTCGGCGGCAGGATGCGCCGCCCGACTCGGCTGGGCTACTGGATGCAAGCGGAATTGGTCGCGATGGCAACAGATCTCGCCGAGGTAGTGGGCGGAGCCATCGCGCTGTACCTGCTTTTCGATCTCCCACTGCTCACCGGTGGCGTGATCACCGGAGCCGTCTCGCTGTTGCTCTTGGTGATCAAGGACCGCCGCGGCCAGCAGATGTTCGAACGGGTCATCACCGGACTGCTGCTGGTCATCGCGATCGGGTTCTGCACCAGCCTGTTCGTCGCAGCGCCCCCCGCGAGCGAGGCAGCCGCCGGACTGGTGCCGATGTTCGCGGGCACCGAGAGCGTGCTGCTCGCCGCGGCAATGCTCGGAGCGACCGTGATGCCGCACGCGGTCTACCTACACTCCGGTCTCACCCGCGACCGCCACGGTCACCCCGACCCCGGTCCGATGCGCCGGATGCTGCTGCGCGCCACCCGCTGGGATGTCGGAATCGCGATGGTCGTCGCGGGTGCGGTCAACCTCTCGATGCTGCTCGTGGCGGCGACGAACCTGCAGGGCCGCGACAACACCGACTCGATCGAGGGAGCCCACGCCGCGGTCAACGACACATTGGGCCCGACGGTCGCCCTGCTGTTCGCGATCGGACTGCTGGCGTCTGGTCTCGCGTCGTCGTCGGTGGGCGCATATGCAGGCCAGATGATCATGCAGGGCCTGCTCCACGTATCGATTCCGATGGTGGCCCGACGGCTCATCACCCTGGTGCCCGCACTGGTGATCCTGGCGGTGGGCGTCGACCCGAGCCGCGCGCTGGTGTTGTCCCAGGTGGTGCTCTCGTTCGGAATCCCGTTCGCATTGATTCCGCTGGTGCGGCTGACCAGCGACCGCGCAGTGATGGGCGACGACACCAACCATCGAGTGACCACAGCCCTTGGGTGGCTGGTCGCCGCGTTGATTACAGTGCTGAATGTGGTGCTCATCTATCTGACCATCAAGGGCTGA
- a CDS encoding poly-gamma-glutamate hydrolase family protein translates to MRHTYFAYGSNLCVRQMARRCPGAVDPRPATLADHDWLINERGVATVEQFDGSQVHGVVWQLTDTDLATLDSAEGVPVRYRRDRLTVHTDDGPYQAWVYIDHRVEPGPPRPGYLERVVDGALQQGLPQRWIDFLRRWDPTRWPGSTAHSSSPAPQSLSELLADPGIVEELTLRSRFGFMAFHGGGLEQMTDVIAHRAADAADASLYVVRHPDHYPHHLSSARYDPAESERLAEFLDHVDVVVALHGYGRIGRSTQLLAGGRNRRLAEHLAHHVTVPGYQVVTDIDAIPRELRGLHPDNPVNRVRRGGTQLELTPRVRGISPRSQLPGDDGLSPATSTLVQGLAAAARSWESPPT, encoded by the coding sequence ATGCGGCATACCTACTTCGCCTACGGGTCGAACCTGTGCGTTCGGCAGATGGCGCGGCGGTGCCCTGGCGCAGTCGATCCGCGGCCGGCGACGCTGGCCGACCACGACTGGCTGATCAACGAGCGCGGCGTGGCGACCGTCGAACAGTTCGACGGCTCGCAGGTACACGGCGTCGTGTGGCAGCTGACCGATACCGACCTCGCGACCCTCGACAGCGCAGAAGGTGTTCCGGTGCGGTATCGCCGCGATCGCCTCACCGTGCACACCGACGACGGTCCGTACCAGGCGTGGGTGTACATCGATCACCGCGTCGAACCGGGCCCGCCGCGGCCGGGCTATCTCGAACGCGTCGTCGACGGCGCACTGCAGCAGGGCCTGCCACAACGCTGGATCGACTTCCTGAGACGCTGGGATCCAACGCGGTGGCCCGGGAGCACGGCACATTCGAGTTCACCTGCACCACAATCACTTTCGGAGCTACTTGCGGACCCCGGCATCGTCGAAGAGCTCACTCTGCGGTCGCGGTTCGGGTTCATGGCCTTCCACGGCGGCGGCCTAGAGCAGATGACCGACGTCATCGCCCACCGCGCAGCCGATGCCGCCGACGCGTCGCTGTATGTGGTGCGTCACCCCGACCACTACCCGCACCACCTGTCCTCGGCGCGCTATGACCCCGCGGAGTCCGAACGACTGGCCGAGTTCCTCGACCATGTCGACGTGGTGGTGGCGCTGCACGGCTACGGCCGCATCGGTCGCAGCACGCAACTGCTCGCCGGCGGCCGCAACCGCCGACTGGCCGAACATCTCGCGCACCACGTCACCGTTCCGGGGTATCAGGTGGTCACCGACATCGACGCCATACCTCGTGAACTGCGGGGCCTGCACCCGGACAACCCGGTGAACCGTGTGCGCCGGGGCGGTACACAGCTCGAACTCACGCCGCGGGTGCGGGGCATCAGCCCGCGCAGCCAGCTGCCCGGTGACGACGGCCTCTCCCCCGCGACGTCGACGTTGGTGCAGGGGCTGGCCGCGGCGGCGCGGTCTTGGGAATCGCCCCCGACCTAG